A genomic segment from Methanobrevibacter sp. encodes:
- a CDS encoding 30S ribosomal protein S24e, which translates to MEIEFIAEKENKLFNRKEIKFYVDYDGEATPKILDIKSKLVALLNTKKDLIVVDNVQPHYGEPKALGYAKVYATVEDLKYIETNHVLAKNEEPAEEAEDEE; encoded by the coding sequence ATGGAAATCGAATTTATCGCAGAAAAAGAAAATAAATTATTTAACAGAAAAGAAATTAAATTTTACGTTGATTATGATGGAGAAGCAACTCCTAAAATTTTAGACATTAAATCAAAATTAGTTGCTTTATTAAACACTAAAAAAGATTTAATTGTTGTTGACAATGTACAACCTCACTACGGTGAACCTAAAGCATTAGGTTACGCTAAAGTTTACGCAACCGTAGAAGACTTAAAATACATTGAAACTAATCACGTATTAGCTAAAAACGAAGAACCTGCAGAAGAAGCAGAAGATGAAGAATAG